acatttatttcttctcagtccttgaggccagaagtccaagatcaaagtgttaGCGTAGTTGGTTTCTGCATAGTTGAtttctggtgagaactctcttcctggcttgtagatgtcTGCCTTCTCACTGGATCAGCACATGATGGTCCTAATCCCACCCACTATGAGGACCCAACCCTCAAGACCTCATCcaaacctaattatctcccaaaggctccatctccaaataccatcacattgttGGTTAGTGCTTCACATATCAATGTGGGAGAAATGCAGTTCCCATCCAGGGCGATGGTGAATTTTGATTATGTAAGAGTCGCCATTAAAGTCacatattataattttcttccccTTGTCAGACATTAACTGTGCTTGGTTTGGCATTGAAGTTGTCTTGACAGTACAAATGGATTATCGATATTCCTTCCTTATAAATATTTGCTCTACTTAATTCTGTGTTATGGTCTAGAATAGAAACTTCTTTCTTCAGACATTTCATAGATATGAAgtacctttattattattattttttgttccttttggcAAAGAGAATGAGTGTCATTTGTTCACATTTTGAGTGCAACCCAAGCATTGGTCTTGTCCATTCCAAAGAGCACCTTCTAATCTATGTGGGAAGAGGGCACTGGTATCATGTCACAACCAGCTCTACCACTGACCCCTCACTCTCCTGGAATCCTGGGTAATGGTCTTCATTCAGCGTAGTGCCCCTACCTAGGCATGGGCTCAGATGCATGAATTCTGCCtgtcttgttatttctttccatACAACTACCCAAGTCTAGATGGGGACATTGGACTTCAGTGAAGagttaaagaaaacagaagtgcaCCATAATTTCGAAAGGGTAAAAATGCTAATCTTATCCTAGCTATGACCACTCTCATATAATGAAGTTATTATCTCATGGACACACTAATTCCTAGCTTTAGATTAACCCTCCATTCACAGAGCACCTCATTATTCAGACTTCTCTCTTCTAAGGATTTCCCCTCACTCCACACCATTCAGTCTCTAGAATTCAATAATCAGTGGCAAACATTTTCCCAGCATGTGAGTTACTTAGTCTAGAATGAGACCCTAAGGTGGAAGATAGCAGGAAACAAGCTTTAGAAGAATAGTCTGGATAGGCTTTTGTTCTTCTGGGTCCCCACTCGATGTACCCCCAGTACTAGGTCAACTTCAGTCAATGAtgtataattttactttatacaTCAGGCTCAGATTTTTGTGTATAATCTGATGAGTTATTTAATTCATGAAAATTAACATACACAGTAGATTTTAAAACCAGTAAAATTTAAGACCAGTGGGAGATACAGAGAGGAGTTATTGGTCACTTTGCATCTGTCCTAAAGAATTGTCTAGGTAATTTTTGTCCTGTTATGTCTTTAGGCTTTTCATTTTTGGCACTCAAAGACTCCACTGCTATAACCCCCTGGAAAGCAACATCTAGTTTTTTCTTGATATGAATTAAAGGAAAAGTCTAGATACATTAAGAAACTtcccttgaaaaaaatatttgattgtaGTGAGTAAAAACATCATCATGGGCACAATAGGACAGAATATTTGAAAGCAGGAATGACCTAGAAAAGTGAGTGACATAGCCCCTTCTCTAGAATATTTGATGGGTCTCCTTTCAGTGAAAGGAGTGATTGATGTGTAGAGCAGCAGACTGACTAATCTCTAAGCACTTGCTTCTCCTTTATTAAGTTTTAGAAAAGCTCCTGGGTCATAGTATgctatttaaacaaaacaaaaatgacttcAGGTGTTTCCTGATTTGTATCTTGAGATCCCACCTTCCCTTCAGGCTGCAAATTATAGAGAAGCCTGTTATTTTCTCGATAGTTTTATACCAATAAGCTATACTGTCACGTTATATCATATGCTACCATTTACCACAAGTAACTGTGTTCTGCCACACTGCATAATAATGATAATCGTTGTAATCATATATCAACACAATGAGATAATGAGATAATAACAAGATGTCAGTACCTTCCCTGCATGCTAAATAATTGATTTCAGTTACAGACATGTTGCCAGCCTATTCTACCCTACTGTACAGTGTCAGAGTTTATGTTTCATTACTAGGGGTGTTTCCTTCCAGCAAGCTGTTGAGCACACTGGTACATATATCTGTTGTGAGTTTCCAAAAGATATTCTTGAAGCTTATACAACATTCtctggattatttatttacttatttatttatttttttttggtaagatgcTTGAGGGGGTTCTGTCATGTCAGTGCCACATACCTAATAAATTCATTCCAAGATAGCATTTGTGATATCAAAAGAGATCTcatgaacaaaaacagacaaatacacCATAATCAACAATACCTGGAGATTTAGAGATTAACTTGTCTAGCCTCATAAGATTTTCACATCAATTTCCCCTGAAGTATCAGACCCATCGGTATAGGAGCTATTTATCTGAACCAAGGCAGAGATTAAGCTTAGCAGGCTGGGACATTTTTATCCTAAATGAAAGCAAGATGTGATCATGTGCAATAGGCACATCATTAAAAGGGTTCAAATCCCTTGGTATTTTTGTAACCATTTGTGCTAAGAGAAACTtgattcccctcccccccttgcTCACATAATTCTTGGAGGTTAATCTTTAGGAAATTTATGGTTGTTTTTATGGAACATGTTTCATCTGAAGGCTTCTATTTAGAAATTCTAAGGCAGAGAGACGAATAGCCCCAGTTAATGCATTTTTCAGTGTCAGATTAGTGATATTAGCTTGAAGATAAATACTACCATTGTTCTGTCATCAGGTTTACCTACATATGTAAAGTGTTTgacttgtttgattttttttttctgccattttttttaaattttattttttataaacatatatttttatccccaggggtacaggtctgagaatcgccaggtttacatacttcacagcactcaccatagcacataccctccccaatatccataaccccacccccctctcccaaccccctccccccatcaaccctcagtttgttttgtgagattaagagtcacttatggtttgtctccctcccaatcccatcttgtttcatttactcttctcctaccccctcaaccccccatgttgcatctcctctccctcatatcagggagatcataggatagttgtctttctccgattgacttatttcgctaagcatgataccctctagttccatccacgtcgtcgcaaatggcaagatttcatttcttttgatggctgcatagtattccattgtgtatatataccacttcttctttatccattcatctgtagatggacatctaggttctttccatagtttgactattgtagacattgctgctataaacattcgggtgcacgtgccccttcggaacactacgtttgtatctttagggtaaatacctagcagtgcaattgctgggtcatagggtagttctattttcaacattttgaggaacctccatgctgttttccagaatgattgcaccagcttgcattcccaccaacagtgtaggagggttcccctttctccgcatcctcgccagcatctgtcatttcctgacttgttcattttagccattctgactggtgtgaggtgatatctcatggtggttttgatttgtatttccctgatgccgagtgatatggagcactttttcatgtgtctgttggccatctggatgtcttctttgcagaaatgtctgttcatgtcctctgcccatttcttgattggattatttgatctttgggtgttgagtttgctaagttctttatagattttggatattagccctttatctgatatgtcatttgcaaatatcttctcccattctgtcagttgtcttttggttttgttcactgtttcctttgctgtgcaaaagcttttgatcttgataaaatcccaatagttcatttttgcccttgcttcccttgcctttggtgatgttcctaggaagatgttgctgcggctgaggtcgaagaggttgctgcctgttttctcctcaagtattttgatggattcctttctcacattgagatccttcatccattttgagtctattttcgtgtgtggtgtaaggaaatgatccaatttcatttttctgcatgtggctgtccaattttcccaacaccatttattgaagaggctgtctttgttccattggacattctttcctgctttgtcgaagatgagttgaccatagagttgagggtccatttctgggctctctattctgttccattgatctatgtgtctgtttttgtgccagtaccatgctgtcttgatgatgacagctttgtaatagagcttgaagtccggaattgtgatgccaccaactttggctttctttttcaatattcctttggctattcgaggtcttttctggttccatataaattttaggattatttgttccatttctttgaaaacaatggacggtactttgataagaattgcattaaatgtgtagattgctttaggtagcatagacattttcacaatatttattcttccaatccaggagcatggaacatttttccatttctttgtgtcttcctcaatttctttcatgagtactttatagttttctgtgtatagattcttagtctctttggttaggtttattcctaggtatcttatagttttgggtgcaattgtaaatgggatggactccttaatttctctttcttctgtcttgttgttggtgtagagaagtgcaactgatttctgtgcattgattttatatcctgacactttactgaattcctggacaagttctagcagttttggagtggagtcttttgggttttccacatatagtatcatatcatctgcaaagagtgatagtttgacttcttctttgccgatttggatccctttaatttccttttgttgtctgattgctgaggctaggacttctagtactatgttgaatagctgtggtgataacggacatccctgccgtgttcctgaccttagcggaaaagctttcagtttttctccattgagaatgatatttgcggtgggtttttcatagatggctttgataatattgaggtatgtgccgtctatccctacactttgaagagttttgatcaggaagggatgctgtactttgtcaaatgctttttcagcatctatggagagtatcatatggttcttggtctttcttttattaatgtgttgtatcacattgattgatttgcggatgttgaaccaaccttgcagccctggaataaatcccacttggtcgtggtgaataatccttttaatgtactgttgaatcctattggctagtatcttggcgagaatttttgcatctgtgttcatcaaggatataggtctgtagttctcttttttgttgggatccttgtctggttttgggatcaaggtgatgctggcctcataaaatgagtttggaagttttccttctattgctattttttggaacagtttcaggagaataggaattagttcttctttaaatgtttggtagaattcccccgggaagccgtctggccctgggcttttgtttgtttggaggtttttgatgactgtttcaatctccttactggttatgggtctgttcaggctttctatttcttcctggttcagttgtggtagtttatatgtctctaggaatgcatccatttcttccattcttccatattgtcaaatttgttggcgtagagttgctcatagtatgttcttataattgtctgtatttctttggtgttcgttgtgatctctcctctttcattcatgattttatttatttgggtcctttctcttttctttttgataagtctggccaagggtttatcaatcttattatttctttcaaagaaccagctcctagtttcgttgatttgttctattgtttttttggtttctatttcatggatttctgctctgatctttatgatttctcttctcctgctgggtttagggtttctttcttgttctttctccagctcctttaggtgtagggttaggttgtgtacctgagacctttcttgtttcttgagaaaggcttgtaccactatatattttcctctcaggactgccttttttgtgtcccacagattctgaaccgttgtgttttcattatcatttgtttccataaattttttcaattcttctttaatttcctggttgacccattcattctttagaaggatgctctttagtctccatgtatttgggttctttccaaatttcctcttgttattgagttctagctttagagcattgtggtctgaaaatatgcagggaatgatcccaatcttttgataccggttgagacttgatttaggaccaagaatgtgatctattctggagaatgttccatgtgcactagagaagaatgtgtattctgttgctttgggatgaaatgttctgaatatatctgtgatgcccatctggtccagtgtgtcatttaaggccttgatttccttattgatcttttgcttggatgatcggtccatttcagtgaggggagtgttaaaatcccctactattattgtattcttgtcgatgtgtttctttgattttgttattaattggtttatatagttggctgctcccacgttaggggcatagatatttaaaattgttagatcttcttgttggacagttcctttgagtatgatatagtgtccttcctcatctcttattatagtctttggcttaaaatctaattgatctgacataaggattgccactcctgctttcttctgatgtccattagcatggtaaattcttttccaccccctcactttaaacctggaggtgtcttcgggtttaagatgagtttcttgtaggcaacatatagatgggttttgtttttttatccattctgataccctgtgtcttttgattggggcatttagcccattaacattcagggtaagtattgagagatatgaatttagtgccattgtattgcctgtaaggtgactgttattgtatattgtctctgtttctttctgatctactactttgagggtctctctttgcttagaggacccctttcaatatttcctgtagagctggtttggtatttgcaaattctttcagtttttgtttgtcctggaagcttttaatctctccttctattttcaatgatagcctagctggatatagtattcttggctgcatgtttttctcatttagtactctgaatatatcatgccagctctttctggcctgccaggtctctgtggataagtctgctgccaatctaatatttttaccattgtacattatggacttcttttcccgggctgctttcaggatcttttctttgtcactaagacttgtcaattttactattaggtgacggggtgtggacctattcttattgattttgagggggttctctgaacctcctggagtttgatgcttgttccctttgccatattggggaaattctctccaataattctctccaatataccttctgctcccttctctgtttcctcttcttctggaatcccaattattctaatgttgtttcgtcttatggtgtcaacttatctctcgaattctcccctcgtggtccagtagctgtttgtccctcttttgctcagcttctttattctctgtcatttggtcttctatatcgctaattctttcttctgcctcatttatcctagcagtgagagcctccattttttattgcacctcattaatagcttttttgatttcaacttggttagattttagttcttttatttctccagaaagggcttttatatctcccgagagggttgctttaatatcttccatgcctttttcaagcccagctagaaccttgagaatcgtcattctgaactctatatctgacatattaccaatgtctgtattgattaggtccctagcctttggtactgcctcttgttcttttttttgttgtgaatttttccgccttgtcattttgtccagataagagtttatgaaggagcaagtaaaatactaaaagggtggcaacaaccccaggaaaatatgctttagccaattcagaagagatcctgaattgtgaggggggagaaaggggataaaaaggttcagaaagaaagaaaaagaaagaaagaaagaaagaaactattaaaaaaagaaagccgataaaaaatataaaaaggaatatatatatatatatatatatatatatatatattagataaactatttaaaaaacgttaaaaaagaaaacggtaaaagttaaaaaaatttagcagaagaagagaaaaaaaaattgaaaaagaaaaaaaaattaaattaactgcaaggctaaagaatcatggggagaaagccatgagttccatgctttgctttcttctctggaattccgccgctctccttggtatttaaactgcactccttggtaggtgaacttggacctggctgggtttctcattgatcttctgggggaggggcctgttgtagtgattctcaagcgtctttgccccaggcggagttgcaccgcccttacccgggcccgggctgagtaatccgctagggtttgctgggtttgctttcgggagcttttgttccctgagcgctttccgtagagttctggaagacgggaatgaagatggcggcctcctggtctccggcccggagaagccgagagcctggggccccactcctcagtgcgccctcagagaacagcgcccaatgactcccatcaccctggcctccggccgtgctccaagctgaccgagcctgcgaccggttcaaggtaaccccgagctgagagtcattccttggctctgtctctgtagccggcttccctgttctaataccggtaagctctgcgacactcagacacccccgatccttctgtgaccctgcaggacctgaggccatgctgaccccgcctgggcttcaccccagttaagcctctagagtgatgtccctcagtggaacagacttttaaaactcctgattttgtgctccgttgcttcCCCGCTCgcggggagccggcccctccccccgcggtctatcttcccgtcgctttggattcacttctccgccagtcctacctttcagatagtggttgattttctgtttctagaattgctgttcttcttctcttctatctcccgttggatttgtaggtgtttgcaatctttagataagctatttagctgatctcccgctacctgaagtagtctcagcctgctacttctccgccatcttcgaCTTGTTTGATTTTTAATCTTAGCCTCAAACTAGAAACGAAGCAGATTACCACCACCCCCAAGCCTCTACCAAAAGTTCATAGCAGTAAACCCACGTGCAAGTTCTGTTTGAAGGCTTTCCTATTGTACTCAtctgttttacttttctgttcttctcttttctttttgtagtgtCAGCCAAACCCAGACCCCACAGTGATGAATATTCAAAGAAGATCCCTCCTCCCAAACCCAAACGGAACCCGAATACTCAGCTGAGTACATCTTTTGATGAAACCTACATCAAGAAGCACGCGCCTCGGAGGACGTCGCTCCCTCGGGACCCCTCTCTGTCCCAGGTCAGCAGCCCGGCGGGGGACCCCGAGGAAGAGGAGCCCGTGTACATCGAGATGGTGGGCAACATTCTCAGAGACTTTAGGAAGGAGGATGATGACCAGAGCGAGGCCGTCTACGAAGAGATGAAATACCCCATCTTTGACGACTTGGGCCAAGATTCCAAATGTGACCTTGACCATCACAGTTGCTCTTCGCAGTGTGCTACTCCCACGGTGCCTGACTCGGACTTCGCCAAGTCCTCAGTGCCATGTACTCCAAAGGGTTTGCTTTGTGACATCCCCCCGCCCTTCCCCAACCTGCTTTCTCACCGACCCCCGCTGCTGGTGTTCCCTCCCGCTCCCGTGCAGTGCTCCCCTAATTCCGATGAGTCTCCGCTTACCCCGCTGGAGGTCACCAAACTGCCGGTGTTGGAAAACGTGTCTTACATGAAGCAGCAGGCTGGGGCATCTCCATCCTCCCTGCCCTCTCACGCCTCCGGCCACCCCAAGCTGGACAAAGATCAGGTTGCAGCTCTGGGCCCGGgccccgccgccgctgccgcctccACGCTGTCCTCGTCCCCGCCCCCGCCATCCACCCTGTACCGCACCCAGTCCCCCCACGGCTACCCGAAGAGCCACTCGGCCTCCCCATCGCCGGTCAGCATGGGGAGGTCCTTGACCCCACTCAGCCTCAAGCGACCCCCGCCCTATGACGCCGTGCATTCGGGCAGCCTCTCCAGGAGCTCTCCATCAGTGCCTCATTCGACCGGCAGGCCGGTGTCGCAGGATGGGGCCAAGATGGTCAATGCCTCGGTGAACACCTATGGCCCAGCTCCGGGCGCCTCCCGGTCCAGGACCCCTACAAGTCCCTTGGAAGAACTAACCAGCCTCTTTACCTCTGGACGAAGCCTGCTGAGGAAGTCGTCCAGCGGCCGCCGTTCTAAGGACCCCGCAGAGAGTAAGTGTACATAGTCTATGGGAACCAGGTTTCcgacttaaaaataaagagaagccaGGGGTGTGCAGATGAAGTGCGGAGTGCAGGGCCTTCAGTTCTTTGAGTTGAAATATCAAAGTGGGTTATTTCGCTTTGCCATGCTGAAGGATAGTGCATTCTGAAAGAACTCAAAGTGACAATTGGCCTAGTGTAACACACGCTATTGAGAGGAAGAATGACTCTTTAAACACTAAAGTATAGAATCTGAATTGTTACAGGGGCTCTAGAAAGTGTAACAAAGTAAACACATCACTATGGAATTTTTAGGTAAATAACTTGATTTTTGAAACAATGTGTCTAAACATAAtgataaatgttaatatttatctttattttatattaaaaatccaCTTGAGCCtatctctattacaaagcttttgctggaaaaacagaaatttgg
Above is a genomic segment from Lutra lutra chromosome 3, mLutLut1.2, whole genome shotgun sequence containing:
- the NYAP2 gene encoding neuronal tyrosine-phosphorylated phosphoinositide-3-kinase adapter 2 isoform X2; this translates as MIPSKMMSSNPEEDPLDTFLQYIEDMGMKAYDGLVIQNASDIARENDRLRNETNLAYLKEKNEKRRRQEEAIKRIGGEVGRGHEGSYAGKHFRMGFMTMPAPQDRLPHPCSSGFSVRSQSLHSVGGTDDDSSCGSRRQPPPKPKRDPSTKLSTSSETVNSTAPGKSGKVPERPEVSAKPRPHSDEYSKKIPPPKPKRNPNTQLSTSFDETYIKKHAPRRTSLPRDPSLSQVSSPAGDPEEEEPVYIEMVGNILRDFRKEDDDQSEAVYEEMKYPIFDDLGQDSKCDLDHHSCSSQCATPTVPDSDFAKSSVPCTPKGLLCDIPPPFPNLLSHRPPLLVFPPAPVQCSPNSDESPLTPLEVTKLPVLENVSYMKQQAGASPSSLPSHASGHPKLDKDQVAALGPGPAAAAASTLSSSPPPPSTLYRTQSPHGYPKSHSASPSPVSMGRSLTPLSLKRPPPYDAVHSGSLSRSSPSVPHSTGRPVSQDGAKMVNASVNTYGPAPGASRSRTPTSPLEELTSLFTSGRSLLRKSSSGRRSKDPAEKSTEELKVRSHSTEPLPKLDSKERGHHGTSSREPVKAQEWDGTPGPPVVTSRLGRCSVSPTLLAGNHSSEPKVSCKLGRSASTSGVPPPSVTPLRQASDLQQSQLGA
- the NYAP2 gene encoding neuronal tyrosine-phosphorylated phosphoinositide-3-kinase adapter 2 isoform X1, with the protein product MIPSKMMSSNPEEDPLDTFLQYIEDMGMKAYDGLVIQNASDIARENDRLRNETNLAYLKEKNEKRRRQEEAIKRIGGEVGRGHEGSYAGKHFRMGFMTMPAPQDRLPHPCSSGFSVRSQSLHSVGGTDDDSSCGSRRQPPPKPKRDPSTKLSTSSETVNSTAPGKSGKVPERPEVSAKPRPHSDEYSKKIPPPKPKRNPNTQLSTSFDETYIKKHAPRRTSLPRDPSLSQVSSPAGDPEEEEPVYIEMVGNILRDFRKEDDDQSEAVYEEMKYPIFDDLGQDSKCDLDHHSCSSQCATPTVPDSDFAKSSVPCTPKGLLCDIPPPFPNLLSHRPPLLVFPPAPVQCSPNSDESPLTPLEVTKLPVLENVSYMKQQAGASPSSLPSHASGHPKLDKDQVAALGPGPAAAAASTLSSSPPPPSTLYRTQSPHGYPKSHSASPSPVSMGRSLTPLSLKRPPPYDAVHSGSLSRSSPSVPHSTGRPVSQDGAKMVNASVNTYGPAPGASRSRTPTSPLEELTSLFTSGRSLLRKSSSGRRSKDPAEKSTEELKVRSHSTEPLPKLDSKERGHHGTSSREPVKAQEWDGTPGPPVVTSRLGRCSVSPTLLAGNHSSEPKVSCKLGRSASTSGVPPPSVTPLRQASDLQQSQVACMQWFHGDHTMLEMIEKKRCLCKEIKARQKTEKGLCKQDSMPILPSWKKNAGAKKYSPPPYSKQQTVFWDTAI